One region of Salvelinus namaycush isolate Seneca chromosome 3, SaNama_1.0, whole genome shotgun sequence genomic DNA includes:
- the LOC120044291 gene encoding ependymin-2, protein MQDFAFAALSIWLCLGATALAESHGPQHCTSPNMTGVLTVMALTGGEIKATGHYSYDSTDKKLRFTESEMHLNKTEHLEDYLMLFEEGVFYDIDMKNQSCKKMSLHSHAHALELPAGAAHQVELFLGSDTVQEENIKVNIWMGSVAETKGQYSVLTTVGECLPLSTFYSTDSITLLFSNSEVVTEVKAPEMFTLPSFCEAVELEETPKGQKNDFFNIFNTV, encoded by the exons ATGCAGGACTTCGCCTTCGCTGCCCTTTCCATCTGGCTGTGTCTGGGTGCCACCGCCCTGGCAGAGTCCCACGGCCCACAACACTGCA CATCACCTAATATGACTGGGGTCCTGACTGTG ATGGCCCTTACAGGAGGTGAAATCAAGGCAACTGGACATTACAGCTACGACTCTACGGACAAGAAGCTACGTTTCACTGAAAGTGAGATGCACCTCAACAAGACTGAGCATCTGGAGGACTACCTGATGCTATTTGAAGAG GGGGTCTTCTATGACATTGACATGAAGAACCAGTCCTGTAAGAAGATGTCTCTGCACTCTCATGCTCACGCTCTTGAACTCCCCGCTGGTGCAGCCCATCAGGTTGAGCTGTTTTTGGGGAGTGACACTGTTCAGGAGGAGAACATCAAAGTGAACATATGGATGGGATCCGTGGCAGAGACTAAGG GCCAGTATTCTGTGTTAACTACTGTGGGAGAATGTCTACCACTCAGTACTTTCTACTCAACTGACTCCATCACACTCCTCTTCAG CAATTCTGAAGTGGTCACTGAGGTGAAGGCCCCTGAAATGTTCACTCTGCCGTCTTTCTGTGAGGCTGTGGAGCTGGAGGAGACTCCAAAGGGCCAGAAGAATGACTTCTTCAATATTTTCAACACTGTCTGA